The Calditerrivibrio nitroreducens DSM 19672 genome window below encodes:
- the mnmA gene encoding tRNA 2-thiouridine(34) synthase MnmA: protein MKRVVVAMSGGVDSSVTAYILKKMGYDVVGVTIKMFENQEKYLKDAEAVAKKLDIKWEMIDKTIEFQETVISYFINSYRKGLTPNPCAYCNRNAKFFFLYNEMLKYGADHIATGHYADIVEVDGHKYIKKSTNTKKDQSYYLALIRDDLLDKLLFPLGMMDKSEVRKIASSIGLEVAEKKDSQEVCFLEGGDYRDYLKKMIDPNKIKKGYFIYNNERIMKHEGIEFYTVGQRRGLGIGYHKPLYVQHIDPVTFDIHLTDENRSGYRGVRLNNCNWFGSPKKLFRAQARLRYRMKDANTLVEILPDDRADLLFDEPQPFPAPGQVAAIYNKDILLGGGFIEGVF, encoded by the coding sequence GTGAAAAGAGTTGTTGTGGCCATGAGTGGTGGTGTTGATTCATCTGTAACCGCTTACATTTTGAAAAAGATGGGGTACGATGTGGTTGGTGTCACCATCAAGATGTTTGAAAATCAGGAAAAATATTTAAAAGATGCGGAAGCAGTTGCAAAAAAACTTGATATAAAATGGGAAATGATAGATAAAACGATAGAATTTCAAGAAACCGTCATATCCTACTTCATAAATAGCTACCGAAAAGGTCTCACCCCAAACCCCTGTGCCTACTGCAATAGAAATGCTAAATTCTTCTTCCTTTACAATGAAATGTTAAAATATGGTGCAGACCATATAGCCACCGGTCATTACGCTGATATTGTGGAAGTGGATGGTCATAAATATATAAAAAAATCGACAAATACAAAAAAGGATCAATCCTATTACCTTGCCCTCATAAGGGATGATCTTCTGGATAAACTACTATTCCCACTTGGGATGATGGATAAATCAGAAGTTAGAAAAATTGCATCTTCCATAGGGCTCGAGGTGGCGGAAAAAAAGGACAGTCAGGAGGTTTGTTTTTTAGAAGGGGGGGACTATCGAGATTATTTAAAAAAGATGATCGATCCAAACAAGATCAAAAAAGGGTACTTTATTTACAACAATGAGAGGATTATGAAACACGAGGGGATAGAGTTTTACACAGTTGGACAGAGAAGAGGCTTAGGCATAGGATACCATAAACCCCTTTATGTACAACATATCGATCCGGTAACCTTTGACATACACCTCACCGACGAGAATAGATCCGGTTATAGAGGTGTCAGGCTTAACAATTGCAATTGGTTTGGCAGTCCAAAAAAGCTTTTCAGAGCCCAGGCAAGGCTGAGATATAGGATGAAAGATGCAAATACCCTTGTGGAGATCCTTCCGGATGACAGAGCAGATCTACTTTTTGACGAACCCCAACCATTCCCGGCGCCTGGTCAGGTGGCTGCTATTTACAATAAAGATATCCTTTTGGGTGGAGGATTCATTGAAGGAGTATTTTAG
- a CDS encoding 7-cyano-7-deazaguanine synthase produces the protein MKEYFSRFKSAVVALSGGADSSFTLYLASKYIESKQIVAVTATNSHVFRYEINQARSIAERLNVRWIGFEAQMDLNFFKNDENRCYYCKKSFLKEIKKIKEELGYQVIFDGSNIDDLSEIRQGRKAIEEYGVISPLIALSLGKKDVLDGLKDSPLKDFHFTTESCKATRLVDIPIDNDIMQKIEDIEDILRVKIPGLRIRYNGQKLYYEIKKPFRVSEEQIAILEELLKVNGF, from the coding sequence TTGAAGGAGTATTTTAGCAGGTTTAAAAGTGCGGTGGTGGCTTTAAGCGGTGGTGCTGACAGCAGTTTCACCCTTTACCTTGCATCAAAATACATAGAAAGTAAGCAGATTGTTGCCGTAACAGCCACGAATAGCCATGTGTTTCGGTATGAAATCAATCAAGCTAGATCAATCGCTGAAAGGCTGAATGTCAGATGGATCGGTTTTGAAGCCCAAATGGATCTCAACTTCTTTAAAAATGATGAAAATAGATGCTACTATTGTAAAAAAAGCTTTTTAAAAGAGATAAAAAAGATAAAAGAAGAGCTTGGGTATCAAGTAATATTTGATGGAAGCAACATCGATGATCTATCAGAAATACGACAGGGTAGAAAAGCCATTGAAGAGTATGGTGTAATCTCTCCTTTGATCGCTCTCTCTCTTGGAAAAAAGGATGTGTTGGATGGTTTAAAAGATTCACCTTTAAAAGATTTTCATTTCACAACAGAATCATGTAAAGCCACAAGGCTTGTGGATATACCTATCGATAATGATATAATGCAAAAAATCGAAGATATTGAAGATATTCTGAGGGTAAAGATACCCGGACTGCGGATCAGGTACAACGGGCAAAAGCTATATTACGAGATTAAGAAACCTTTCAGAGTATCTGAAGAACAGATTGCAATACTTGAAGAACTATTAAAGGTTAATGGCTTCTAA
- a CDS encoding transposase, producing MMILHKKATITTNWRQFMIYEIAENVKRKILILTQNLNDYITRPQQKYMIEMVSGVFATKSLNLTSIAGYLNERCGVKHSLKRLQRNTFNYSTLLDISNAYNIDYAYNETKSDDRLIISIDGGDLTHDYGIGFELIGKVHDGSSNKVGYGYPLNHAVCYSPKSKRMFSLYIDVYSYKSSNFKSENAKTIEMLEKIGIRFKDKGLFVFDRGYDRGEILRYMLRNGLSFVIRSVGKRHLDYNGSRLSVLDICKDKINRRYKKGGISYGYAKCYYHGHAVTLISVRGNSSKNMLYFMSEGHISSSKEAYFRISSYFSRWKIEESYKFMKQQFGIEKCLVRRFESLRTLLGMVSFCWNVLSQIESDVMISKLLEDMAKREKYDNEDKKVCEFKYYRISDGIERVLRSYNGKIFHHRDKKYDCDYVMYFKIGYYLKFPEERKKIFGMGKMKRKKSLLVA from the coding sequence ATGATGATTTTACACAAAAAAGCAACAATAACAACAAACTGGAGGCAGTTTATGATATATGAAATTGCAGAAAATGTGAAGAGAAAAATTTTAATCCTAACACAAAACCTTAATGATTACATTACAAGACCCCAACAGAAATATATGATTGAAATGGTTTCAGGAGTATTTGCAACCAAGAGCCTGAATCTTACATCGATAGCAGGTTATTTAAATGAGAGATGTGGTGTAAAACATTCTCTAAAGAGATTGCAGAGAAATACATTTAATTATTCTACTTTGTTAGATATTTCTAATGCTTATAATATAGATTATGCATACAATGAAACGAAATCAGATGACAGGTTAATAATATCGATAGATGGTGGTGATTTGACACATGATTATGGTATCGGTTTTGAGCTTATAGGTAAAGTTCACGATGGTAGTTCTAACAAAGTAGGCTATGGATATCCGTTAAATCATGCTGTATGTTACAGTCCAAAGAGTAAGAGAATGTTTTCATTATATATTGATGTTTATAGTTATAAATCAAGTAACTTTAAAAGTGAGAATGCCAAGACCATAGAGATGCTGGAGAAGATAGGGATTAGATTTAAAGATAAGGGGTTATTTGTATTTGATAGGGGCTATGATAGGGGTGAGATATTAAGATATATGCTTAGAAATGGTTTGAGTTTTGTAATAAGGAGTGTTGGTAAGAGGCATTTGGATTACAATGGGAGTAGGCTTTCAGTATTGGATATTTGTAAGGATAAGATAAATAGAAGGTATAAAAAAGGTGGTATTTCTTATGGTTATGCTAAATGTTATTATCATGGCCATGCAGTTACATTAATTAGTGTAAGGGGTAATTCGTCGAAGAATATGCTTTATTTTATGAGTGAAGGGCATATAAGCAGTAGTAAGGAAGCGTATTTTAGGATTAGCAGTTATTTTTCCAGGTGGAAGATAGAAGAGAGCTATAAGTTTATGAAGCAGCAGTTTGGTATTGAGAAGTGCCTTGTGAGGAGGTTTGAGTCATTGAGGACGTTGTTAGGTATGGTATCTTTTTGCTGGAATGTATTAAGTCAGATAGAATCGGATGTTATGATATCCAAGTTGTTAGAAGATATGGCCAAAAGAGAGAAATACGACAATGAAGACAAAAAGGTATGTGAATTTAAATATTATCGGATATCGGATGGTATTGAAAGGGTATTACGGTCTTACAATGGTAAGATATTTCATCATAGAGATAAAAAATATGATTGTGATTATGTTATGTATTTTAAGATAGGTTATTATCTTAAATTTCCAGAAGAGCGTAAGAAGATATTTGGAATGGGCAAGATGAAAAGGAAGAAAAGTTTACTTGTGGCTTAG